The following DNA comes from Pongo pygmaeus isolate AG05252 chromosome 9, NHGRI_mPonPyg2-v2.0_pri, whole genome shotgun sequence.
ccctttttgcagatgaggaaactgaggctcagagaggttaaatcacttacctgagatcacacagctagtaagtggtgaagCTGGAATTCTAACTCAGGTTCTCTAAGTCCCATGCTCTTTCCATGATACTGTGTCCATTCATAGCTCCCTAAGCTCTCCTTTTCTCCTTGGGTGGTTCCCTTCTGCCTGGGATGGTTCCCCTCTCCTTTCTGTGCCTCTCCACTATCTCCTACAGCcctcctttcttctgcctgccccaccccagAGCAGCACTTCCAGTGTTCTCACTGTTCCAAGAGATTTGCCACAGAGCGGCTGTTGCGGGACCACATGCGCAACCATGGTGAGTGGCCTGCGgcccccagcctccctgctgccCTCCAAGGTTCCACAAGTTCTCACATCACAGcctcctctctgcttctctcagTGAATCACTATAAGTGCCCTCTGTGTGACATGACCTGCCCGCTGCCTTCCTCCCTCCGCAACCACATGCGCTTTCGTCACAGTGAGGACCGGCCCTTTAAATGTGACTGTTGTGACTACAGGTAAGGGGGACCAGGGACCAGAAAACAGCTCATGTTCCAGTGTTCCCCATGTCCTCCAATCCCTCCTGATTTCTCATGGCAGCTGCAAGAATCTTATTGACCTCCAGAAGCACCTGGATACCCACAGCGAGGAGCCAGCCTACAGGTGTGATTTTGAGAACTGCACCTTCAGTGCCCGATCCCTCTGCTCTATCAAGTCACATTACCGCAAAGTACACGAAGTGAGTGGGGCTGGTGTTGGGAAGGACTAGTGGAAGTATGGGGGACCCTGGGGTGAAGAGCTGGTCtcatttctcccttccttccccatcaGGGAGACTCTGAGCCAAGGTACAAATGTCATGTGTGTGACAAATGCTTCACACGGGGCAACAACCTCACCGTGCACCTTCGCAAGAAGCACCAGTTCAAGTGGCCCTCAGGGCATCCCCGTTTTCGGTATGTCTCTCAACCCTCCTTCCCAGATTAACACACTTGTTTTTATACCTTTTCAACAAGTTTTAAAAACCTTAATttgggtcgggcgcggtggctcacgcctgtaatcccagcactttgggaggccagggtgggcggatcatgaggtcaggagtttgagaccagcctggccaacatggtgaaaccccgtctctactaaaaatacaaaaagtagctgagcatggtggcacatgcctgtagtcccagctacttgggaggctgaggtgggagaatcacttgaacccggaaggcagtggttgtagtgagctgagatcacgccactgcactccagcctgggtgacagagcgagactccatctcaaataaataaataaataaataaaaccttaatTTGATGGTGGTTTTATGTCTACCATTTCCATTTAGATTCAAAGAATCCTAAGAATAATGGTGGAgcaaagcttatttttctgttttttgaatcTTGTAAGGCATGGTGCCAAACCCAATAAATGGTACCAAAAAGTCCTGCAGCCGGAACTAGAGCTAGAGTCTAAGGGTTCTGATCCTTAGCTCCAAGGCCTTCTCATAAATCCTTTGACACTTTCACCCTCCAACACAGTCagtcagtctctctttttctggTTGGGTTTCTACGTAAAACTTTCCATTTTGAGTAATGATCTTTCCCTCTTGCCTTTTCTTCTACATATTCCAATAAAGACCTTTTTTGTCTTCAACTCCTGTCACCTGGAATCCAGGACTTCTTCCATCCCTCATGTTTGTTCCTTACTTTGCCAGCCTCGGCCATTTCTGTATCCCCCTGCCTGGGTTTGCTGCCCTTTATGCTCCTGCCTCACCAGGTACAAGGAACATGAAGATGGCTATATGCGGCTGCAGCTGGTTCGCTACGAGAGTGTAGAGCTGACACAGCAACTGCTGCGGCAACCACAAGAGGGATCGGGCCTGGGAACATCGCTGAACGAGAGCAGCCTGCAGGGCATTATTCTAGAAACAGTGCCAGGGGAGCCAGGAcgtaaggaagaggaagaggagggcaaGGGTGGCGAAGGGACAGCCCTCTCAGCCTCTCAGGACAACCCCAGTTCTGTCATCCACGTGGTGAATCAGACCAATGCCCAAGGCCAGCAAGAGATTGTCTACTATGTGCTGTCTGAAGCCCCAGGGGAGCCTCCCCCAGCGCCTGAGCCACCTTCAGGGGGCATCATGGAAAAGCTTCAAGGAATAGCTGAGGAGCCAGAGATCCAGATGGTTTGAAGGCCGCAGAGCCAGACCATTTCTTCCCCAGGTCCTGGAGTTTGAGCCAGGCAAGTGGCAGTGCCCCTAGTGGGCAGCCGTTGCCAATGGATGCCTTTAGGAGTGGTGCCGAGAGCAGTGTGGTCCACTCTGGCCCGGGTTTGCATCATTCTACAGACTCTAAAGACTTCCTTTTTCTGCCAGACTGCATTTTGTGGGGAGCCTGAGGACTTTGGATTCTTTGAGGGGATACTGGATGTGTGTGTTCTTGTTAAAGAGGCTGTTATCAGGCTTAACCATAACCCTCAAGACATGCTTGACGGTGATTAAGTCCTTAGCTCACATCCATTCCCATCTTTTGGGCTCCTTAGGCCCAAGGATGGCGTGTGACTGGTCCCTACAAGGGTCCTTTCTTTGTCACCAGCCAAGGCACTGAGAACCAAGTAGCCATTTTCCTCTTAAGGTTTCCTCTACAACCCCAAGGACTTTCATGATTATCCTCAGGGACAGGATTAGAGGCATTGAGCGTGTTTATTAACAAATTGTTTTTGGTAATAAAAGAAATGCTTggactcttatttatttattcttacatTTGGTGGCAGTTTACTAGGTAATGAGGAGATACAGCCACCCAGAAGAGGAGCTGAATAGTTAGGCTTGTTACCCTTCTACTGACTcaggtggtttgttttttgtttgcttaactGTCCTGttgtcctctcctcctcc
Coding sequences within:
- the HINFP gene encoding histone H4 transcription factor isoform X5 → MRNHVNHYKCPLCDMTCPLPSSLRNHMRFRHSEDRPFKCDCCDYSCKNLIDLQKHLDTHSEEPAYRCDFENCTFSARSLCSIKSHYRKVHEGDSEPRYKCHVCDKCFTRGNNLTVHLRKKHQFKWPSGHPRFRYKEHEDGYMRLQLVRYESVELTQQLLRQPQEGSGLGTSLNESSLQGIILETVPGEPGRKEEEEEGKGGEGTALSASQDNPSSVIHVVNQTNAQGQQEIVYYVLSEAPGEPPPAPEPPSGGIMEKLQGIAEEPEIQMV
- the HINFP gene encoding histone H4 transcription factor isoform X1, yielding MPPPGKVPRKENLWLQCEWGSCSFVCSAMEKFFEHVTQHLQQHLHGSGEEEEDEEEDEPLEEEFSCLWQECGFCSLDSSADLIRHVYFHCYHTKLKQWGLQALQSQADLGPCILDFQSRNVIPDIPDHFLCLWEHCENSFDNPEWFYRHVEAHSLCCEYEAVGKDNPVVLCGWKGCTCTFKDRSKLREHLRSHTQEKVVACPTCGGMFANNTKFLDHIRRQTSLDPLLSSACPTPEQHFQCSHCSKRFATERLLRDHMRNHVNHYKCPLCDMTCPLPSSLRNHMRFRHSEDRPFKCDCCDYSCKNLIDLQKHLDTHSEEPAYRCDFENCTFSARSLCSIKSHYRKVHEGDSEPRYKCHVCDKCFTRGNNLTVHLRKKHQFKWPSGHPRFRYKEHEDGYMRLQLVRYESVELTQQLLRQPQEGSGLGTSLNESSLQGIILETVPGEPGRKEEEEEGKGGEGTALSASQDNPSSVIHVVNQTNAQGQQEIVYYVLSEAPGEPPPAPEPPSGGIMEKLQGIAEEPEIQMV
- the HINFP gene encoding histone H4 transcription factor isoform X4, yielding MFANNTKFLDHIRRQTSLDPLLSSACPTPEQHFQCSHCSKRFATERLLRDHMRNHVNHYKCPLCDMTCPLPSSLRNHMRFRHSEDRPFKCDCCDYSCKNLIDLQKHLDTHSEEPAYRCDFENCTFSARSLCSIKSHYRKVHEGDSEPRYKCHVCDKCFTRGNNLTVHLRKKHQFKWPSGHPRFRYKEHEDGYMRLQLVRYESVELTQQLLRQPQEGSGLGTSLNESSLQGIILETVPGEPGRKEEEEEGKGGEGTALSASQDNPSSVIHVVNQTNAQGQQEIVYYVLSEAPGEPPPAPEPPSGGIMEKLQGIAEEPEIQMV
- the HINFP gene encoding histone H4 transcription factor isoform X2, translated to MPPPGKVPRKENLWLQCEWGSCSFVCSAMEKFFEHVTQHLQQHLHGSGEEEEDEEEDEPLEEEFSCLWQECGFCSLDSSADLIRHVYFHCYHTKLKQWGLQALQSQADLGPCILDFQSRNVIPDIPDHFLCLWEHCENSFDNPEWFYRHVEAHSLCCEYEAVGKDNPVVLCGWKGCTCTFKDRSKLREHLRSHTQEKVVACPTCGGMFANNTKFLDHIRRQTSLDQQHFQCSHCSKRFATERLLRDHMRNHVNHYKCPLCDMTCPLPSSLRNHMRFRHSEDRPFKCDCCDYSCKNLIDLQKHLDTHSEEPAYRCDFENCTFSARSLCSIKSHYRKVHEGDSEPRYKCHVCDKCFTRGNNLTVHLRKKHQFKWPSGHPRFRYKEHEDGYMRLQLVRYESVELTQQLLRQPQEGSGLGTSLNESSLQGIILETVPGEPGRKEEEEEGKGGEGTALSASQDNPSSVIHVVNQTNAQGQQEIVYYVLSEAPGEPPPAPEPPSGGIMEKLQGIAEEPEIQMV